The nucleotide window AAACTCATCCTCTTTATTGAAGTGGGACCCACCTATCAATCAATGGGTAGAaatctcctcttttttttttattttttattttggtttaagccTATGATATATTTGTTTCGATGGCCTCTGTTTTTTCATGCCCTGGAGTTAGCAGTGGTTAGAGTAGAGGATGAGAAATTTTCTACAATGGCAGGTGTCGTTAACCTTGTTGGAGGCATTGTCTTTTGAGTTTTGAACCTGTGCCTTGTTTGTCCCTCATGTAGTCTGTATTGGTTGAATGGACAATAATGATCTTGTGTGTTGTTTCCTCTTGGAGGCATTGTCTTGGTTTTCTCCACGCCACCTTTGCTGGTGGGTTTGGCACTGGTTGTCGACTTCCTCTGCTTGTTCATCAGTCATCGTTTGTGGAACCTTGCTGCTGCTCTCATTTGCGAGCTCTTGTTGGTGGCTTAGTCATCGCTGGTGGAACTAAGGTTTCTACTCTCGGGGCTCTCTGTGTTGCCTGGCCTTTGTTGGTGCTGCTGAGGCGATTACTCTATCATCATAGGTTATTTGATGTTTGgtcgtttttttttttgaaccaaGGCCTAGGCCTTCCTTGTTGGGTCATTGCTTATAGAGTTGTGGTGGATGTGCTTGGTCATTGCTTATGGAGTTAATGTGGCTGTTCTCTCGCTGCTAGCGATCTGGTTATTACTTGATCGTCGCTTTGGTGCTATGATGGCCCTTTCTCATGTCATGAATGCCTTGTTGTGCATGAGTAGTTAACTTCATCGCTCCACAAAGTAGGGAGCATCCATACAATAAAACGTCAAAGGAGCGATCAAAGCAACCAAAACCAAAACCTTAAACAGAGTAACGCAAGTGCGAAAACAAAGACGCTGAACTGAATCCTCAAGCGAAGAGTGGCATATGGTCGAACACCTTGCGTGCGTCACTGCCCGGCGTGGCCGTCGCTAAGATCCTTGAGCCGCGCGGCCGCTTTCCCCGCGTCGATCGAGTACTGCAAGTGCAAGCCAGCCTTGCTTGCTTAGACAACTAAATCGGTGGAGGTGGGCTTGATGCGGGAAGGTTGAGATTTGAGAAGGGAGCAGCCATGCCCATGCTAGTAGATAGTACTACGTACCTTGGAGAGGACCCATGTGGAGTGGGTGTATGCGCGGCGGAGGAGGGCGGCGAGGTCGTCGTCGGCGGAGGGGTCGCGGTAGTTGACGAAGTTCTCGCGGGCGTACTTGGCGTAGTAGGGCCGTGTCTCCGCCGGCAGCCGCCGCACCAGGCGCAGCACCTCACGGTAGGCGCGCAGCCCCGCGTTGGCCATCGTTTGCGGCAGTGCGTCTACGTGGGCGgtgcgccggaggaggaggaggcgcgagCTGCTGATTGCTGCGGGTATGCACTATCGTCCAAGCACAAGCACGGTGCCAGCTCGCATCCGCCTGAACCCCCTTTGCCTAATTTCGTGGATCTTAAACCATTGTTTCAGGAGTTCTGCACGCTTGGCTTCAGAAAGGTTGTCCAACATGGTGCACAGTTCTAGCAGTTCGAAATGCCATGGAAAAAAACACAAAGAACAATTCCTATGTGGCTCTGGGCTATGTTCAGATGCCGACTTCATTTGGTCATATGCAAATGGCCGTGATAGCCCACTGATAGCTGATTGGCCATTTGATCAGTAAAATTTGCATGCTCGAGACTTGGTTTGCTGTCTGACAAACTCAACCGGAGAACGGCTCAAATCAGTCTGGAATTACAGATAAAGCAGGAGAGGAAGCAGGTCATGTTTTGCTCTATATGGATTCCGATTCCCCTTCGATGGTCCGAAGCATACATCCTATTTTATTTAAAGAAAGTATAGTAGTAAATCTACCAAAGGTCACAACTGAGAATACATTGTATGGGGAGAAAAAGAAAATCTGTTTCGATCCCGAAGAAGCCCGACGATCCTTGCGGCGATCTGACACCGTCCTCTCCTCTCTAGGAGGACTGCAGCTTGGAGCTGGTGTTAGGGCCGGCGGAGCAGGAGGAGCGGAAGGCGTCGATGTGCGCCTGGCACTTGACGCGGTCGCCCTTGTTCTCCTCAAGGCACCTCCGCAGCGCCTCCACGTCGCACGCCGCCGCCCCCGGCCTAGGCTGCGTCTTCTCGTCCCTCCCTCTACCGCCGGCAACCGAAACAGATGGCGCCGCCACCGCTTCCATGGTGGGTCTCTTGCTCGGCGCCTGTAGCGTAGCGTAGATCGAGAGTGGAAGTCCGAACGCGATGGGAAAGGGAGGATTCTTTCTTATTTTTTTTCCGCTCAGCGGAACGCGGGGACGAAAATGGCGCAAAGCAAGAAAATACGCCTTTACGCTTTCTGGCCGTTTGGTATGGCTCCGCCTGGTTGCCGTGGGCCCCGCACAGGGCAATGGCGTTTTTGCCCTGACCagcgtgatcattacttagtcgctcGTAACTTAAGTTTCTAgtgccttaacataaaacaaggaTCGGATATCAACGAACTTTGTAAAGACTTTTATTACGGTCAGAAACATTGTTTGTcctttctttatatatatatatatatatatatatatatatatatatatatatatatatatatatatatatatatatatatataaagaaaggACAAACAATGTTTCTGACCGTAATAAAAGTCTTTACAAATAGATCGACGCCGGACTCAGCTATCTAACTAAACACCCCTTGGCAGGATTTCTTCACCGACCTTCTCCGCGCAGGTCCTGCGCCGCAGGAGtcgcttccttctcaatttcATCCAGCTCGACGTCAGTGTAGCCTAGCACGAAGCCCTCACTGATCACCGACAGGTCGATGTTGATGTAGTGGGAGCGGGCGATGGTGAGCGCGCGATGGATGCCAGTGTACAGGGCCTCCCTTGCAAGTGCGCATGCCTGATCTAGGATCTGGGTAACCCAGACTACGAGCGAGCTTGTCTCCACGGCCGGGGCAACCCCGAGGTCGTCGAAGACCAACCCGACGGCAGCGCGCAAGGAGTCGTGGTCGTCGCTCTCCTGACTAGAGTTGACCCCGCACCTCGGAGAGTTGCCTCTGTAGGATTGCccaagctgaacatcaaagagcATCAGAAAACCGACTACAAACGTCAAGCATAAAGGTAATCAGAGCCTCACCTTTCACTTGCTCCTCGAGGACCGTCTTCTCCCCCTAGAGCACGTCAACATCCCTGGCCAAGGCGGCCGCTAGGCCCTCGGCTTCTTCCTTCAACTTCTGCTCGTTTTTAGCGCGCGCCGAGCGTCGATGCCCTCTTGATGGGCAAGGTCGAGGGCCGGGCGGAGTCATTCAAGCTCTATGGCATCTTCCTTGGCCTTGGCGACCACAACCTTGAGCTTGTCCTCGGCCTCGTCGGTGTGTTGATGGGCTTCTCGTTCCTTGGTCTAGAGGCTCGCCCCCTCCTCTCACAGCCACAACACTTCTGCAGCAAGCCTCCAGACTTCCCTCTCACAACAAAGGAATATGGACTTCTCCCAACTACGCATCTCAAGGGACTACGGAAAATTAGGTTAGAATTATATAAACAGGGCTTGAAAGTAGAAGACATGAAGACACGACAAACCTAGCCGCCCGGGGCGACATCATCCTTCAACACCCCCAACGCGTCGGTCAGAGAGCAGACTGCGGACTCAAGTCCCGAGCACACACTCGTCCAGTCCTTCACCTCCGCCGAGTCATCGAGGGTGAACACCAAGTGGCTTGGGTCTAGCCGCCTAGCCCAATGGAGTCGGTTTCTTCCCCACGCGAGCGGATCATCGCCCAGCTGGACAAGGGACCTAGAGGGCCTAGCCCCAACCGAGGGGTTAGCCATCGCAACCATTGGCGTCGGCCCGACGGGAACCAATGGTACCTCCTCCATCAACGACGCTCCCTCGGCAGCAGGCCCTCCGATGACAAAGGAGGTTGGTAGCTCGGGTTTCAAAGTTCGAGCCATCACCGTGTCCATAGGGGATGCCTCGGTCATGCCTCCTCTCGTCTACCCCACCTTGGGCACGTCGATCAGGCACTGGGCACCGATTGCACTGAGCGCTACCTCCTAGCACAATTGGCGCCTCCGCCTCCCCTACTTCCTCAGGCGGCGCCGTGTCCGCCTCGGTGCCATCACGGTGCGCCCCCAGAACCACTGCCAGTCGGCTCCTAGGGGATGTGCTGACGCACCATAACCTTCTGCGGCACCAACTCTAGGCAGTTGCTGGGGCCAGGTCCTACGGAAAGCACCAACGTCACACGACAAAGTCCAAGAACGCAATGAAAGGGCGAAGAAGTTAACTCACCTCGACGCCATTATTCGAGAATGCTTTGGGGGCTGGTCGCTTAGCTCTAACTCTACCACGTCGGCAATTGGGCGCTTCGATCCCCTAGTGGGGTCGGTTGGAGCGGGGTAGACTTGCTCCTCCGACGTCGAGGGAGCGTCCTCCCCCGCCGATCTTGGAGGCGCAACCTCTTTGGTTTGCATCGGGTCATGCTACGGAATCAGGGTTAGGTTGGCCTACCCCGCGTCGGCCTACTCATCCTCGCGCGCAAGCGTGCCCCATGGGATGTTGGGGTCAGAATCCtactcttcctcctcctcatcgtcgtcgCTCTTCTATGAGCCTTGCCGACGCTTTCCACGCTGTAGCCTGGCTGCTCCTTCTTTGCCATCCTCTGCTCCTTCTTCGCCTTTGTTGCCTCAGCCGTGGTGAGATTCGCCACCCTCCTGGCCATGTCCTTTGGTAGTGGCAGGTCAGACTCATGGCTGAAGAGGCTGGGCTGCAAATCCCGGTGCTTAGAATCTAAGAACAGAGGGGGGTTGGCCAAGGAAAGAAACTAGAAGAAGGCTTACCAGTTCAACGAAACCCGCCTCTGGCCACATCGCGGGATATCCCGAGACTGGGTACACCAGGGCGAGATCCACCGATGGATCCACCGGgcactccatcgcctccttaatgtgTTGTGCCATTTTGTCGATGCTGAGGGCCTCACCAGTGACCATCACCATCCCTTCGGGCATGGAATCCGGTGTCGTCTTGTACATCAGAAGAGCGCGCGCCATGAGCGGCGCCGACCTCCTAACGTGGTACTCTCCGACGACGCCAGACCCACGAAGACCGTGGCCCTTCAGATTTGTGATGGCTTTGAGAAGGTCACAGAGCCCCTTCTACTCCTTCTTGATGGGCCCGTACCTCAACGCATCCGGCGCCTCCTTGATCAGGTGGCCGGTGAAGATCGACAGCGGGGCGGCGTCGTCGTTCCTCAGGTAGAACCAGAGCTTATTCCACCCCTTATTGGACTTCAACAACGGGATGGACATGTACTCTAACGACCGGCTGCCTCGAAGACAGATGCTCGCACATCCCATCGACACCGCCAGGTCcgacttcttcttctccttcttcttctagtAGCTCGATGGCGAAGA belongs to Miscanthus floridulus cultivar M001 chromosome 4, ASM1932011v1, whole genome shotgun sequence and includes:
- the LOC136551478 gene encoding LYR motif-containing protein At3g19508-like; the protein is MANAGLRAYREVLRLVRRLPAETRPYYAKYARENFVNYRDPSADDDLAALLRRAYTHSTWVLSKYSIDAGKAAARLKDLSDGHAGQ